Proteins encoded together in one Balaenoptera ricei isolate mBalRic1 chromosome 2, mBalRic1.hap2, whole genome shotgun sequence window:
- the RHCG gene encoding ammonium transporter Rh type C, producing MAWNTNLRWRLPVICLLLQVALVVLFGVFVRYDLDADPHWIEKKMSGNVSSDLDNEFYYRYPSFQDVHVMIFVGFGFLMTFLQRYGYSAVGFNFLLAAFGIQWALLMQGWFHSFDGRYILLGVENLINADFCVGSVCVAFGAVLGKVSPVQLLIMTLFQVTLFSVNEFILLSLLEVKDAGGSMTIHTFGAYFGLTVTWILYRPNLYQSKDRQSSVYHSDLFAMIGTLFLWMYWPSFNSAVSNHGDAQHRAAINTYCSLAACVLSAVALSSILHKKGKLDMVHIQNATLAGGVAVGTAAEMMLMPYGSLIVGFICGIISTLGFVYLTPFLESRLRIQDTCGIHNLHGIPGIIGGIVGAVTAASANTELYGQEGLAFAFGSSTPSWNASTQGKFQAAGLFVSLAMALVGGIIVGVILKLPFWGQAADENCFEDAIYWEMPKDQKSIVFRSEDPALKASEP from the exons ATGGCCTGGAACACCAATCTCCGCTGGCGGCTGCCGGTCATCTGCCTGCTCCTGCAGGTGGCCCTGGTGGTCCTCTTCGGCGTGTTCGTGCGCTACGACCTGGATGCCGACCCCCACTGGATCGAGAAGAAGATGTCCGGGAACGTTTCCAGCGACTTGGACAACGAATTCTACTATCGCTACCCGA GCTTCCAGGACGTGCACGTGATGATCTTCGTGGGCTTCGGCTTCCTCATGACTTTCCTGCAGCGCTACGGCTACAGTGCCGTGGGCTTCAACTTCCTGCTGGCGGCCTTCGGCATCCAGTGGGCGCTGCTCATGCAGGGTTGGTTCCACTCCTTTGACGGACGCTACATTCTCTTGGGCGTGGAGAA CCTCATCAATGCGGACTTCTGCGTGGGATCTGTCTGTGTCGCCTTTGGGGCAGTTCTGGGCAAAGTCAGCCCTGTCCAGCTCCTCATCATGACTCTCTTCCAAGTGACCCTCTTCTCAGTGAATGAGTTCATTCTCCTCAGCCTGCTAGAG GTGAAGGATGCAGGGGGCTCCATGACCATCCACACATTCGGCGCCTACTTTGGGCTCACAGTGACCTGGATCCTCTACCGACCCAACCTGTATCAGAGCAAGGACAGGCAAAGTTCTGTGTACCACTCGGACCTCTTTGCCATGATCG GCACCCTCTTCCTGTGGATGTACTGGCCCAGCTTCAACTCAGCTGTGTCCAATCACGGAGACGCCCAGCACCGAGCTGCCATCAACACCTACTGCTCCTTGGCAGCCTGTGTGCTCAGTGCGGTGGCCCTGTCCAGCATCCTGCATAAGAAGGGCAAGCTGGATATG GTGCACATCCAGAACGCCACGCTCGCGGGAGGGGTGGCCGTGGGCACCGCCGCCGAGATGATGCTCATGCCTTACGGCTCCCTCATCGTCGGCTTCATCTGCGGCATCATCTCCACCCTGGGTTTTGTGTACCTGACG CCATTCCTGGAGTCCCGGCTGCGGATCCAGGACACATGTGGCATTCACAACCTGCATGGCATTCCCGGCATCATAGGCGGCATTGTGGGTGCTGTGACGGCAGCCTCTGCCAACACTGAGCTGTATGGGCAGGAAGG GCTTGCCTTTGCCTTTGGAAGTTCCACACCGAGCTGGAACGCAAGCACACAGGGCAAGTTCCAGGCTGCTGGTCTCTTTGTGTCGCTGGCCATGGCCCTGGTGGGCGGCATCATCGTAG GGGTCATTTTGAAATTGCCATTCTGGGGACAAGCCGCTGATGAGAACTGCTTTGAGGATGCAATCTACTGGGAG ATGCCCAAGGACCAGAAGAGTATTGTCTTCCGTTCTGAGGACCCCGCCCTCAAGGCCTCAGAACCTTAA